One stretch of Miscanthus floridulus cultivar M001 chromosome 18, ASM1932011v1, whole genome shotgun sequence DNA includes these proteins:
- the LOC136522985 gene encoding peroxidase 5-like — protein MRDMSRHTLLFLFTLLASATQLRAVDALIVGGLQVGFYGKTCPEAEGVINDIVNNEIAMDRGISPGLIRLFFHDCFITGCDASILLDESPAGDVPEKESSANSFTLVGLRTIDIAKSTLEGMCPGTVSCADILAFAARDAAVAAGLPRYDVVAGRRDGMRSNMDDLPGNFPVPGHHVPRLTELFNQRGLSQEDLVLLSGAHSIGGAHCFMFSNRIYNFSQNSDIDPTLDPEYAKWLRQMCPRRKPDDDPEQAPKVKFDAQTGEKLDVAYYSELLARRGLLTSDNALIEDPQTKAMVEAFARNEALWQQKFAQTMQKVGMLDVLIGEGKGQVRKQCRLVNGQEKDIEQQQPQQEEQHPPQEEEEEQQQQPQPQLPWFLQRRRPPLPWRRPHHRPRVPFRRHPVADLVNGFFRGFH, from the exons ATGCGAGACATGTCGCGGCACACGTTGCTGTTCCTTTTTACCTTGTTGGCGTCGGCGACCCAGCTGAGGGCCGTCGATGCGCTGATCGTCGGCGGCCTGCAAGTGGGGTtctatggcaagacttgcccggAGGCCGAGGGAGTCATCAACGACATCGTCAACAACGAAATCGCTATGGACCGGGGCATCTCCCCTGGCCTcattcgcctcttcttccacGACTGTTTCATCACG GGTTGCGACGCTTCTATTCTCCTGGACGAGTCGCCCGCTGGCGATGTCCCAGAGAAGGAGTCGTCCGCCAACAGCTTCACCCTCGTCGGCCTCAGAACCATCGACATCGCCAAGTCCACTCTAGAGGGCATGTGCCCCGGCACGGTCTCCTGCGCAGATATCCTCGCCTTCGCGGCGCGGGACGCCGCCGTGGCCGCGGGCCTCCCAAGATACGACGTCGTGGCGGGACGCCGCGACGGCATGCGCTCAAACATGGACGACCTCCCGGGCAACTTCCCGGTGCCGGGTCACCACGTCCCGCGCCTCACCGAGCTCTTCAACCAGCGAGGCCTCTCCCAGGAGGACCTTGTCTTGCTCTCCGGCGCGCACTCCATCGGCGGCGCGCACTGCTTTATGTTCTCCAACCGCATCTACAACTTCTCCCAAAACTCCGACATCGACCCAACGCTGGACCCGGAGTATGCCAAGTGGCTACGACAGATGTGCCCGCGGCGGAAGCCCGACGATGACCCCGAGCAAGCGCCCAAGGTGAAGTTTGACGCGCAAACGGGGGAGAAGCTCGACGTCGCGTACTACTCCGAGCTGCTCGCCCGGCGCGGCCTGCTCACCTCGGACAACGCTCTCATCGAGGACCCACAGACGAAGGCGATGGTGGAGGCCTTCGCCCGGAACGAAGCACTGTGGCAGCAGAAGTTCGCCCAGACGATGCAGAAGGTCGGAATGCTTGACGTGCTCATCGGCGAGGGCAAGGGCCAGGTAAGGAAGCAGTGCCGCCTGGTGAACGGGCAGGAGAAGGATattgagcagcagcagccacagcagGAGGAGCAGCATCCtccacaggaggaggaggaggagcagcagcagcagccacagccaCAGCTTCCGTGGTTCCTGCAGAGGCGCCGGCCGCCCCTTCCATGGCGCCGGCCGCATCATCGGCCGCGTGTACCATTTCGCCGCCATCCGGTGGCCGACCTGGTCAACGGATTTTTCCGTGGTTTTCACTGA